In the Malaclemys terrapin pileata isolate rMalTer1 chromosome 3, rMalTer1.hap1, whole genome shotgun sequence genome, AGGTTATAGACACACCCCAGGAGTCTAGCTGGCTTAACCATCTGAATGTAAAATTATAGTTGTTGCTCTACATCTACACCAGCcatatgaagaagaagaagaagagttcCAAGAGTTgtttcattgacctcagtgggagttctgcatctGGAAGGCTTATAGAAACAGGCCCTATTATTTACAAGACATGTTTATCATCTCAATACATATTACTCTAAAACCACATGTTGATCATGAATGATTTGTTAACCATTATAATCTGCGTTCCCTTTGGCTAACTGTGCTATTCCCTTCCTTTAGCTGTTCAATATGTTTCCCGCCCTTGGGTTCCTACCAGGAAATCACAAGACTATCTTTAATAATCTGGAAGAACTGTACTCCTTTACTGAGCAGACTTTCATCAAACATCTGAAGCAATTAGATCCCAATGACCAGAGAAGTTTCATTGATGCCTTTCTCATCAGGCAGCAGGAGGTACCGATGGGGTGGGAAAGGGTGCGGGGTGGTTAAGGCAGATTTTCCCTGATTGCCAATATTCTTTAAACATTAACTGGGAGTTTCATACTTACAGGAAAAATCTAATCCCAATACCCATTTCAAAAATGAGAATTTGCAAAGCCTTGTGAGTAATCTGTTCACAGCTGGGATGGAAACAACTTCCACCACACTCCGCTGGGGCCTTTTGCTTATGATGAAATACCCAGCCATTCAGAGTAAGATTTCTGAACCCTTTTGACTATTCTTTTTTGCTCTACTCTGTATGTACTGAGTGTGCTTTTATACAAGCTATGtccacacacatacagacaccaCAGTCCTCGCCCATGTTCAAATACAAGACATTTGGCATGATGTCATCCTTCACGGTAGGGAGAAGACAGACTCTGCTGTCATGAAAGTAAAGGGAATTCTTTATAGAGGCTGCTGGACTCAGAGAAGGCCCTGCAGTTTTCCCTCTGACTAAATCACTCTTTGCTGCCTAATGTCCCTACACCGGGTCTCCCTAAATCCTGGACTGCAGTAAGGATGGAAGGGACCACAGTGTATTGCAAACCTCAAGAGCCTGATCATAGCAGATGCAGAGCACACTCAACTCTCATTAATCAGTGGAATTGGAGGATGtttagcacctcacaggatcgaATCCTAAAAGAAAAAGCCCTACTCTTTGCACTGAGGCAATACCTTCTCTGCACTCAGTAGGTTACTACTATTCACAGCTAGAAGAGGCATGCTTACCTCTGCTCCCAAATTACCCATCTGAGTCTTCTTCCATTTCAGCCTAGGTAACTAAGGTTGTCAGCAGCAGCATTTTAGAAACAAGATGTTTGTGTCCTAAAAGGTGTGGATTATATTGTTTAGTGGGTGTCAGTTGTATGTTTTCTTCTCCGTGTCTAGATTCTCATAGGGGTTCCCaccaccgtagtatctgagcacctgcttTCACTCTCTTTTAATTGCTCAGAAAAAGTCCATGAAGAGGTTGAAAGAGTTATAGGATCTGCCCAGCTCCGTTATGAACATCGGACACAAATGCCGTATACGGACGCAGTTATCCATGAAATTCAGAGGTTTGCTAATATCCTGCCAATGAGCTTGCCTCATGAGACTACTGAGGATGTCAGACTTAATGGCTATGTTATTCCtaaagtaagttttttttttaagaggtacTTTAATTaccagcaacaaagagtcctgtggcaccttaaagactaacagatgtattggagcataagctttcgtgggtgtatacccacttcatcagatgcattacCAGGACCTTCATACTCACCAATTAAAACAGAATAACAATGTATTATTTAAATTCCTCCAGACCAGAAATCACATGACCTCATGTACATAAACACCATGGTGATCAGTAGGGATTGAACTTGGGGGCTTCAGCATCAAAAGTACCAGCTCATCTAACTGCAGCTAAAGGAGTTACTCTGATAGCTCTTGATAAAGTAGAAGGCTGTTCTCCTCCCTACCGCTAGCACAACCCTAGAGAGAGACACAATCACATAAGAAGATTTGAATgagaagggaaaatattttttgaatatttccttttttctttaacttAAGAGAACTAAAGATGTTCTATCATGAAACTGACAGCAGATTGAATGCTCTGTGAGCACTTTGGCTTCACATGTGGTGATGAGTCCTTCTCAAACAACAGCACACCACCACCTCGTACCCAACACAGTCAGTTCTGGCTCATAGGGCAGGAAGCCAGCCACACCACTTCTGACAGCATTCTTGACTTCATCTGGACAACTCCCAACTAATCAAACTTTAAACTTCTGAGCTGCTGAGCTCAGATAAGACAAACCAAAAAGTAACCCATGCAGTGATATCTCCAGTGCTCTGGTTCAAACCTGTGACATGCTTATGGGAAAGAGGGCAGGGGGATGCTGTCCTGAGAATTTGTCAACTATGAAGACATGAAATATTAACAAGGCAGGGTGGGAAGTGGAaagagccccagctctgggcacccCCGGAAGGGATATATCTGCAGGTCCtcggtcagatcctcagctggtgcaaatgaaGTGAgcagagctatgccagtttacaccagttaatcatagaatatcagggttggaagggacctcagaaggtcatctagtccaaccccctgcccaaagcaggaccaatccccaactaaatcatcccagccagggctttatcaagcctgaccttaaaaacctcaatgAAACCTGATGATTGGGCCCGTTATCTTTCTGAATGAAGTTCACAGTTTATGGtcaatttgatatttttattagagctggtagaaaaatgcaattttttaattattatttattttaaggattttatttttaattgagggttgttttttttttttcaatttcttagAAATTTCCAGGAAAAAACAGAGAAGCTGTTTCTCGATTTAAAAGTCATTTTTGGTGAACATTTTCTATTTTCAAAAACAGTTCTTACTAAAAATGTTGgttatcagtaaaaaaaaaaaaattagttttgggaaaattttgccgaaaatggaatttttccacatttttttttgttgccaacaaaatgctatttttgttgttgaaatcaAAGTTCAATGGAAAAGTTTTGACTcttctaatttttattttgtgaTGATTTTCAGGGTACTTATATCATCCCCTTACTGGCCTCTGTGTTGTATGACAAGACTCAGTGGGAGAAGCCTGGAGAATTCTATCCTCAGCATTTCCTCAGCACAGATGGAAAGTTTGTGAAGAATGAGGCATTCATGCCTTTTTCAGCAGGTAATTTCCCTTCAAGGACAGCAGTTTGCCTTCGTCTTGTATCTTCCCCCTTCTAAAGCATCATGTTGGATCTCAGTCTGCCCTTGCATTCAAGGAAGGGCTGGGCAAAACTCTCTCAATGCTGCTCCGCAGTTGGCTAGACAGATACACTTCTGGTCTCTGTGGGTTGAGTTTGCTACTTCCATTGCATTTCTAAGCCCTGCTGAGTAAGAGACATGAAAGGACTAAGCATGAAAATCACATTGTTTCCAGAGATGAACCAAAATCCAGAACCAGACACTCTGAAATTTTAGAGGCTGTGGACTCTGGACCCTGAGCCAAAGGAAAGCAGGAGATGGCTCTTGCCAAAACCTGTCATTGCCAATCCTTGAGCAAGTGAAAATGGTCCTTAGAGAGAATACAGCGTGCTCCCTTCCGGCCTTTAGGCTGCTCAGGAGGTTCTGTCTGTCCCCTTACATATGGGCACTAGCTTGCCTGGATGACATTATGGTCTGGTGGACTGAGCAAGGTACTAGGAACAGGGAACTTTTGATTTCTAGTCCTTCCTTTGTCCGGTACATCCAGAGTGACCTCAAAGAGGTCACTTAGCCACTTTATGCCatattttcccatctataaaatggaggtgATAACACTTGTTTTCTAAGACTGGTGTTGTGAAGATGAATCAGCTAATAATTGCTAAGCACTTATCTACAACTTTTTCCTAGAGTTAAAACTCAAATCTGTTATGTTGCTGCTAATTTTGAAATCCTTCCATCCCTGGTTAATTTCGTTACAGGTCGGAGGATCTGTGCAGGCGAGACTCTTGCCAAAATGGAGCTCTTCCTCTTCTTTACAAGCCTCCTGCAGAGGTTCACTTTCCATCCTCCTCCTGGAGTTACCAGCTCAGACCTGGACCTCACCCCGGCGGTTGGGTTTACCACGCCCCCAATGCCCCATAAGATCTGTGCTGTGCCATGCAGATAAACTACCGCTTCTTGCGAAAGTCACACAGATTCAACCTCACTTCATCCTACTGCTTATCCCTCCCAGATACAGCCAGCTACATGGGACCTATCTTTATTTGCAGTACCTATAGATATCTTAACAGTATTATACTCTATGCCTTGGAGACCACTGTAACCTGCTAATTTCTACcagaaaacaataaaacataTATAACTCTTGCAATGTTGTGAAAGATCCATTTCCAACCCTGAGCACATGTCCATTTCTTCAAACCAGCAATCATTGTTGCCCAGAGCTGTAGTTATTATtcagccattttaaaatatttcacccCAGTCCCAAGTGTAACTGGGCATCTTGCCCAtaggctggagagcctgggccCAAGACAACCCTGATTACAAGATGATCCCCACCGAAggaaggaattggtcctgctttgagcagggggttggactagatgacctcttgaggtcccttccaaccctgatattctatgattctatgaagaggaATCAGGTGATTCCAATATAAAGGCAGCAAGACGCTGTAGTGGTGCCTGTTGTACTTTCTGTTTGGAAGCCAGCTGGGGCTGGTGGAAGGAGCTGTTCTGAGGAACAAGTTGGGTTTCTGCAGAGCCCTAGCCAGAGAGAGCCTGTGACTGGCTGTTAAAGAAGGGAAGATGAGATGAaaaactgtgtgtatgtgtgagttgTGTTTTTTTGGCAGACTGTTGCCAGCCTGAGGAGAACTAGTGAAGAGTCAATTAAAGGCTTGAGTTTAGAAGGTCACTGGGGAGTGTGTGAGTTTTTAAAGGGGCCGGGATGAAGGGGAAATAGAAGCAAGGTAGCTACATAGGCAACCCTACCCATGAGGGGGCACTTGGGAGGCAGTAAACAGCCATGTGCTGCAGCAAGATCTAATAATCCTGTATTACATTTATAGAGTAGCTTTCATTTATTGTATCAATTTAGAGGGAgtatatgggcccaaagagtcacaGGTGTTAACTTGCTCCAATCGCTGTCCAATATTATATGGTGTTGAATACGATTTGGCATTTGTTATACAGAGGCCTCAGCCTgtttagtaccatggcaaacacactcttttaaaacttttattaaagataaggAAAAACCATTAATACATTACAATTCAAATGCTTTAAGTAAGGTTTATTTTAACaatatcctttgttccctgttcCTTTAGCTGGAGGGAGTATTTAAAaagagcccccccccctcctgcgcgcacacacacacctcttctcTGATAGTCAATTAAATGGTATTGCAGATGGTAATAACtacttttgggggggaaagagaagaaatccgttaagatgggctggagctggtgTTGCTCTTATTAAAGTCCAACCCCATTTCTGAGATGACAAAACAAGACATACACACAAAA is a window encoding:
- the LOC128834327 gene encoding cytochrome P450 2K1-like isoform X4, whose protein sequence is MSKQVDVKLSSFQMFILPDPDMLPDVRTQMDPAPRLAYLDVSHASLLNETWSWGGNEQCQRGWNKRACLNSPPGPRPLPILGNLHQLNLKRPYRTLLELSEKYGPVFSIQMGPKNMVVLSGYKMVKEALVNQTDAFAERPKIPIFEKFARGNGIIFAHGENWKVMRRFTLTTLRDFGMGKRTIENKILEECDYLIKDFESHKGSAFDTMKMMNAAVSNVIVSIMLGHRFDYEDPKFLRLIHLINESVRLSGSPMVTLFNMFPALGFLPGNHKTIFNNLEELYSFTEQTFIKHLKQLDPNDQRSFIDAFLIRQQEEKSNPNTHFKNENLQSLVSNLFTAGMETTSTTLRWGLLLMMKYPAIQKKVHEEVERVIGSAQLRYEHRTQMPYTDAVIHEIQRFANILPMSLPHETTEDVRLNGYVIPKGTYIIPLLASVLYDKTQWEKPGEFYPQHFLSTDGKFVKNEAFMPFSAGRRICAGETLAKMELFLFFTSLLQRFTFHPPPGVTSSDLDLTPAVGFTTPPMPHKICAVPCR